A single genomic interval of Corylus avellana chromosome ca10, CavTom2PMs-1.0 harbors:
- the LOC132163731 gene encoding linoleate 13S-lipoxygenase 2-1, chloroplastic-like, producing MEFNICCCLCLLCVVEQSYLPSQTPNGLRRLRKEELKILRGNGQGERKTFERVYDYDVYNDLGNPDSSADLKRPVLGGKQHPYPRRCRTGRPRTETDPLSEKRSSSVYVPRDESFSEVKQLTFSVKAVSSVLHAVVPSLEAAIIDTDLGFPYFTAIDSLFNEGVNLPPLKNQNTQSLRNVLPRLLKAINDTQENVLRFETPETMDRDKFFWFRDAEFGRQTLAGLNPYSIQLITEWPLKSKLDPKIYGSPESAITTEMIQKEIGGLMTVKEAIHQKKLFILDYHDLLLPYVRKVREIKGTTLYGSRTVFFLTPGGTLRPLAIELTRPPIDGKPQWKEVHMPCWDATGIWLWRIAKAHVLAHESGYHQLVSHWLRTHCATEPYIIATNRQLSAVHPIYRLLCPHFRYTMEINALAREALINAGGIIETSFAPSKYSIELSSAAYDQQWQFNLQALPADLINRGMAVEDPTAPHGLKLTIEDYPFANDGLLLWDNIKEWVSDYVNHYYPNPSLIESDQELQQWWTEIRTVGHADKKDEPWWPVLKTPKDLIEIITTIVWVTSGHHAAVNFGQYTYAGYFPNRPTIARTNMPTEDPSEEFWKNFLIKPEGALLQCFPSQIQATRVMAVLDILSNHSPDEEYLGDVIEPAWAENPIIKGSFERFNGRLLELEGTIDERNANKNLKNRTGAGVLPYELLKPFSKPGVTGKGVPYSISI from the exons TTTAATATATGTTGTTGTCTCTGTTTGTTATGTGTTGTGGAGCAGTCATACTTGCCATCCCAGACACCAAACGGGCTGAGGAGGCTAAGAAAAGAAGAGCTCAAGATTTTGAGAGGCAATGGACAAGGAGAACGCAAGACTTTCGAGAGGGTTTATGATTATGATGTGTATAACGATCTAGGAAATCCTGATAGTAGTGCAGATCTTAAGAGACCGGTACTCGGCGGCAAACAACACCCCTATCCCAGACGTTGCCGAACAGGACGCCCGCGAACCGAAACAG ATCCATTGTCGGAGAAAAGAAGCAGTAGCGTGTATGTTCCTCGGGATGAGAGCTTCTCGGAAGTAAAACAGCTAACGTTCTCAGTCAAGGCAGTATCCTCGGTGCTGCATGCAGTGGTACCGTCGTTAGAGGCGGCGATCATCGACACAGACCTCGGATTTCCATACTTCACGGCGATAGATTCGCTTTTCAACGAGGGGGTTAACTTGCCTCCCCTTAAAAACCAAAACACGCAGTCCCTCCGCAACGTGCTGCCCAGGCTGCTCAAGGCTATCAATGATACACAAGAAAATGTGTTGCGGTTTGAGACACCAGAAACAATGGATA GAGACAAATTCTTTTGGTTTAGGGATGCTGAATTTGGTAGGCAGACTCTTGCTGGCCTCAACCCCTACAGCATACAGTTAATCACG GAATGGCCATTGAAGAGTAAGCTCGACCCAAAGATTTATGGTTCGCCAGAATCAGCAATCACTACAGAAATGATTCAAAAGGAAATCGGAGGTTTAATGACGGTCAAGGAG GCCATACATCAGAAGAAGCTATTCATTCTAGATTACCATGACCTATTGTTACCATATGTGAGAAAAGTAAGAGAGATTAAAGGGACAACTTTGTACGGATCAAGGACGGTGTTCTTCCTAACCCCAGGGGGCACCTTAAGGCCACTAGCCATTGAGTTGACTCGGCCACCAATAGATGGGAAGCCTCAGTGGAAAGAGGTTCACATGCCTTGTTGGGATGCTACAGGTATCTGGCTATGGAGGATTGCAAAAGCTCATGTTCTTGCCCATGAGTCTGGTTATCACCAACTTGTTAGCCATTG GCTCAGAACTCATTGTGCTACAGAACCTTATATAATTGCGACAAATAGGCAACTCAGTGCGGTGCACCCTATCTATAGACTATTGTGCCCTCATTTTCGGTACACTATGGAGATTAATGCTCTTGCTCGAGAAGCACTTATTAATGCAGGAGGGATCATTGAGACCTCATTTGCACCTAGCAAGTACTCCATTGAGTTAAGCTCCGCTGCTTATGACCAGCAGTGGCAATTCAACCTGCAGGCATTACCAGCTGACTTAATTAACAG GGGAATGGCAGTTGAAGATCCAACTGCTCCACATGGCCTAAAGCTCACAATTGAGGATTACCCATTTGCCAATGATGGCCTCCTCCTTTGGGACAATATCAAAGAGTGGGTGAGTGACTATGTCAACCACTATTACCCCAACCCAAGCCTCATAGAGTCTGATCAAGAGCTACAACAATGGTGGACAGAAATCCGAACAGTAGGCCACGCCGACAAAAAAGACGAACCTTGGTGGCCGGTTCTCAAGACCCCAAAAGACCTTATCGAAATCATCACAACGATTGTATGGGTGACATCTGGACACCATGCAGCCGTAAACTTTGGACAATACACTTATGCTGGTTATTTCCCTAACCGGCCTACCATTGCTAGAACCAACATGCCCACTGAAGATCCTTCtgaagaattttggaaaaacttctTGATAAAGCCCGAAGGTGCACTCTTACAATGCTTCCCTTCACAAATTCAAGCGACAAGAGTGATGGCTGTTTTGGACATCCTATCAAATCATTCTCCGGACGAGGAGTATCTGGGGGATGTAATAGAGCCTGCATGGGCTGAAAATCCGATCATTAAGGGGTCCTTTGAACGGTTTAACGGGAGGTTACTTGAGCTTGAAGGAACTATTGATGAGAGGAATGCAAACAAGAATTTGAAGAACAGAACCGGAGCTGGGGTTTTGCCGTATGAGCTTTTGAAGCCATTTTCGAAGCCTGGAGTGACAGGAAAGGGAGTTCCCTATAGCATTTCCATTTGA